The genomic DNA TCACCGACCACTTCGTGCACTATagtaaaacttgctgttgggctagttggtgcatgtttacaagaaaattcgacgacgcaaaccaccgatcaatcctttcgccttttcttcttggtggtttgcgtcgtcgaattttcttgtaaacacTTCGTGCACCTACTGAACGAGCTGTACGAGTCAGCGCGCTTCCACCGCGGTATGCAGCAACCAGGTGAAATGGCTGACGCATTTTTTACGCCGCTCCGGACAATGGTCAAGCCCTGCAACTATCCGTCGCCAGACGTCGAAGAGCGGCTCGTCCGAGACCGTTTTCTCGTGGGCTTGCTCGACCACAAACTCTCGGACAAGCTCTGTCAGAACCCGAAAATGACGTTACACGAAGCGCCGACGTACGTTCGTCAGCATGAAGACGCAGGTAACGAGCGCAGAGCTCATAACTCGGTAGAGGCATCTTCGTTCGCTGTCGACGCCGCTTGCCTTCGCAAGGGAAAGCAAGCGCCAGCTGATAAGACAACGCAACAGCTGTGCCCGTTCTGTGGACGGGCCTCACACCCGCGCGTCGACTGTTCCGCTCGCAGTGTGTCGTGTAACTTTTGTCGCAAGAGTAGCCATTTCGAGAAAGTGTGCCGTGAAAAGAAGCGCGTAAACGGGAAGCACACACGGAAGCCTTTGGCCAGCTCCATCGAGTTGCATGCAGTTGCAGGAGAGCGCCCGAACGCGAAGTTCGTCGAGGTACTCGTCGATGGCCACCCACTTTCCTTCAAGGTGGACTATGGCGCCAAAGTTTCAGTTGTACCCAGTACGTTTTCCGGCGTCCCGTCGAAGCTTCAAGACCCCAAGAGAGAGCTGAAAGACCCAAGCAACAACATCCTGGAGTCATAGGCACTTATGTCGCTACCCTGTCGTGGCACGGAAAGTCAACCAAGCAGCTTCTCTACGTCCTAGCAACCAAGACTGTCCCGCTGCTAGGCTTACCGGCAATTCAAGCCTTGGGCGTCTGCACGTTTGTCGACGAAGTCGCGAGAACTTCACAGCCCACGGGCAACTTTTGTCTTGATCCCAGTCTCTGCCGAGGACTTGGGACACTCCCCGAAGCCTACACTATAAGGCTGCAACCCAATGCTACGCCTTTCTTGTTGAGCGTACCCCAGCGAATTCCACTCCCTCTCCGCAATGTCGTCAAGACTGAGCTAGACAAGCTAGAAGCAGAGGGCGTGATTCGTCGAGTGGACACATTCACTGACTGATGTGCTGGGCTCGTTGTCGTCCCCAAGGTCTTGGGTGGCTATCGGCTGTGCGTGGACTTGACTCGCCTGAATAAGGTGATTCTTCGAGAGCGTCACGTGCTTCCTACAGTGGAACAATGCCTCGGATTGCTTGGAAAGGCTACAGTTTTCTCCAAGTTAGACGCCACGTCAAGTTTCCACCAGGTCAAGCTGTCCCCCGAGTCCCAAGAATTGACCACATTCATAAccccataatattttagagcagcgcaaaagactagcccaactgtcgaccttgctgctTCATAACCCTGTTTGGACGCTATTGTTTTCTCCGGCTGCCGCTTGGGATCACGTCTGCACCAGAATACTTCCAGCGGCAGATGTACCGGATCCTCGAAAGCCAAGCGGGTGTGGCGAACATGAGTGAAGACATCCTCGTCTTTGGGAAGACACGCTCCGAGCATGACCGCCGTCTCTGACAAATCATGGATCGGCTAGCAAAGGCAGGAGTCACGCTCAACCGCGAGAAATGCTCGTTTGCGACTTCGAGTATCAAGTTCCTTGGCGTCATGGTCAGCGCGGAAGGAATTTCTCCAGACCCAGACAAGGTTGCAGCGATCCGAGCCATGCATCCACCCAAAGATGTCGCAGGGGTCCTTCGCCTGCTAGGACTCGTGAACCACATCGGACGCTTCTTACCACACGTTTCGGAGATGACTGCGCCGATCCGAGCACTGCTGGTCAAGAACTCTGCCTGGACTTGGGGTCCGGCGCAGCAGTCTGCCTTCTCCGATCTGAAGAACCTACTGTGCTCAGACCTCTGCGTGGCTCGCTACAACACCACATACAAACCCAGATCTCAGCTGACGTTAGCTCCTATGGTCTCGGGGCAATACTTCTCCAAGAACAGCCGTCGCTTTCGCATCACGTTCCCTCACATCCATGCTACGCTGGTACagccaaacagaaaaagaagctttggcggCCAGCTGGGCGGTGCAAAGGTTTGAGGAATACGTCCGTGGACTTCAGTTCCTCCTCGAGATGGACCATCAACCGCTAATGGCGCTCTTGGGTTCCATGGATGTTGACCTACTGCCACCACGGATCCAGTGGTTTCACTTGAAGTTCATGCGTTTCCAGTACCAAGTACTCTACATACTGGGGAACCTGTTGGCAACAGCCGATATGCTTTCGGGCGCACCGCTGGATTCCCCTTCATCCAACCGGGTAAATCAAGTAGAGCTCTTTGCCCAAGAGGTTGTCGGCCCCTTCCCAGACATCGTCTCGTCGCAGCTTCAGCACCTGCGCCAGGCCGAAGCCAACGACGGCGAATGCAGTCTGCTGCTTCAGTACTGCGCCAACGGCTGGCCTCGGCAGTCCCACTTGCCTCTCCATGTGAAGAGGTACTGGCAGTACCAAGGAGACCTCAGCGTCTGTGAGGGACTGCTTCTGAAAGGGTCCCGCATCCTTGTGCCGTCTGCCCTTCAGCGCCACATGCTCGAGCTTCTCCATGGCGGGCATCAAGGCATCAACCGATGCAAAGCTTTAGCTCGGGAGTCGGTCTGGTGGCCGGGCATCAACAACCAGATAGAAAAACTGGTGTCTAACTGCCACAAGTGTGCCGAAACCAGGGTGCAGCGCTCGGAGCCCATGCTGCCCTCAACCACTCCAAGTCGGCCCTGGGAAGAGGTCGGCATCGATCTTTTTCATCTCAACGGCCAAGACTGTCTTTCTGGCGGATTACCGGTCACGCTTCCCAGAAGTCATCAGTCGAGGTTCAACCACAGCACCTGCGGTCATCAACGCCATTAAGAGCGTTTTCGCACGCCATGGGATTCCGAGGCTGTGCGCAATGATAACAGTCCTCAGTTTGCTGCGAAAGAGTTCTGCACCTTCACCAAGTCCTATGGCTTCTGCCATGTCACCAGCAGCCCCCATTTTCCACAGTCAAATGGGGAGGTGGAACGGATGGTGAGGACAGTCAAAGACCTGCTGCGGAAGGCGGATGATCCCTACCTGGCACTTTTGGCATACCGGGACACACCTGGCGTAAATGGAGTGACTCCTGCTCAGCTGCTCATTGGTAGGCGCCTACAGACTCGGCTGCCGAAGACGTCGCACCTGGTGGAGCCAGCCTGGCCTCCTTCGATCACAATCACTCAACGTGACCAAGACAACCGGAGACGCCAAGCGTCAGACTTTAACCAAAGAAATGCAGCTCACACCTTGCGGCCTCTTCAGGCCGGAGAGCGGGTCTGGGTGCACGATGTCAACTCCCCAGCAACCGTCTTAGGGCCagtgtagcgtcatcatcatcgccattcatcatcatcgtcattttccaaccactgcgccgcgcctctcgcgcggCTCATGCCTAGAGCTTGAGGCGCGAGCAGAAGAAGGCGCCCACGCTCCTGGCGGTTtggacgctgcagccgccgccgctccgctCACCTTACACGCAATCACCTTACAAATAAAGTGGCAAGACAACGACACGGCCATGTCGGCCACCTTGACATCtctcacgtctctctctctcgctacattggtgacccggagaacatgCCCTTCAACCAATGGCCCACTGctatgcttccgcgactctgccctccagttccgccgctTCACCCGGCcgacccccgagcgtggtttatgcggctcgatgccattctcgcggtgaatggcatcaaggcacagccgatgatgcacgcTGTCCTGCTGAACGCCCTCCCGGTTGAGCTGTGTCATCTAGCCGCCaagtcgtcctccagcccgcggCCCTACGATGACCTGTGcgctgcagtgctcgcctgctACGGACAAACGTACCGCCCGCTTCCAGGGAGCCGCAAGTTCCAGATTTCCCCTCCGTCGCAGGGAGCGGTACCGACCGGCCCGCAGCCTTCGCTTGACCAAGACTTGActtccccggctacgactcctccgacctcacgtcaggccaccagcgcatcgattcctgcgcccgactacccgcccgacgaggtacaggaagtGCCTGCTGCCATCGGCCACTCCACTGAGAGCTCTGTCTTTTCGACAGCCTCGGCCAGTGGTCCTTCACACGTGCCGGCCATCTGCACATCTTCCCCGACCTCCATGGCCCATGACACTTCTGCCACGTCAGGCTCCACGAAGGCTACCTCGCCACACGCCCTGGAGTCTGCCATAGACAGGGACACCGTCACGCCCGCTAGacgacccccaattgcggaggcatcgccagCGATGATGTCCGACGAATCCGTTTTTCCAtcgacctcgacactgtgcgcatcttgccagcagcgaccagcgtcgcCCTCGCAGTCTCTCGCAGCCGAAGTCCCAGCCCCTAACCACCGATGGCCGAACTTCCGAGACGCTGCGACTATGACtgatgcgcctgaggacgacgtgCCTGGTTAGCATACGCCAGAGCTGACCGCATATGCCACGCCAGCCACAGAGGCAGACATCCAGCATGCCGACCTGCGCACCAGCCCTCGTGAGCCGACCACCGTAGTGGCTTCCACAAGCACAGGTTCGCCGTCCGAACCTGCAGCAGAGACCACGCCTGCTCAGCTTCACCACAAGTTTCCTGCGGAGCCCTTGACGCAGGACACCATCCACCCGACAAGTGACCGCTACGCAGGCGCACTGGTCGCAACGGCAACGACGCCCAACCGCCACACATGTCTACCGCATGCGACTTTACGTCAACGAAGCCACCGCGCTCGACGCAAAAACACAGCAGAAGCTTTACACCCGCCCTTCAACGCTACCACGCGGTGCAGCCATCTCCCTCAAGGGTATCATGCATTGCGGAGACATCCCTTCGTGCGTCGTCATGTGACCGATACGCACTTGCGTCAACGCGCCCCCCGTCATATGACCCAGTGGTCAACGCTGCACCGACGACTGCAACGACAtctgcacccgccctcaactgcATCTGCGGACACCTCTCTCAGCCGCGCTCACTCACGACAACCGgtgcgctaccgaaaggccccaTCAAGTCGCCGTGGGACTCACCTGGGTACGACCACAGCGTACTTTCCCCCGGTTCTTCGTccgctgcgcttctcccagagccgcccgccagagacttaCCGGTTCCTGAAGGTCCTTGCACGTTCACGACCTAGACTTCTCACggaccctcttgtctcgcgatagcaaaattcttgtatatacgcccccatcgttTTTCATTCTGGGCTCTTTTCTGCGGGGGGGAgcaatctgtagcgtcatcatcatcgtcattttccaaccaccgcgccgcgcctctcgcacagctcatgcctagagctcgaggcgcgagcagaagGTGCCCACGCTCCTGGCGGTTtggacgctgcagccgccgccgctccacTTCGGCAATCGCCTTacaaataaagtggcgagacaacgaCACGGCCACATCGGCCGCCATGACGTCTTCtctcacgtctctctctctcgctacagccAGCTAGACACCTGCGCTCCTACGTGGTGGAGACTTCAACAGGTGTACTTCAGCGTAACCGGATGCACCTGGTGCCAACGACGGGAACCCCCACTGCCAGCCCACCTGGAATCCCTGTGGCGGATCAGCCCGAGACGACTACAACACCTGGAGGTGACCAAGCAGCACAAGATCAGCAAACCGTGTCGCCTCGGAAAAGCACCTCCACTGCAGAGGAACCTGAGGGTTCTGCTTCTACGCTACGCGTCTCACGGTCAAGGTATGGCAGGAGGATCTGCAGGCCGAAAAGACTCGACCTGTGAACATAGTCTTCTTTTGGACCATGAGTTTTGGTGCATGTGTTTGGTTCAAGTTTACTGTGAGGGGGATGTAGTGTACGGCAGTACAACTAGATGGCTGTACGATTTATGTAGTGTACAACAGTACTGCCAGATGGCAGCGCGGCATGTATGGTTCAAtaataagggctgccaataaacctgaCATCACTTGTCTGCCCAGAGACTCGGTTGTCGTGTCACTTACTCGCCTGATGCGCTCGACAGGATCAACCATCCAGACTTCAGCAGGAAAGTCCTGGGTGTTCCACCTCACCTACAGTAAATGCACCCaattccaacacgggggagggaagagatgggaatgggtcttcaaagtcggctcaagacagccgcaacccacaaagttttttgcctgggagtgatgggaatgggtcttcagaGTCGACTTGTGGCAGCCGCAATCCGCCAAGTTCTTCTGGGAAAGATGGGGAtgggtcttcaaagtcggctcccgacagccACAACACGCAAAgtcttcctgcagggcctgggtcacATCGCCCACAGCGGACACGTAAGCCCCCAGCCCACTTGAAGGACTACATCACAGACCAAAGTAGTCCGCGTCTTCTGGGGCTATACTGCCTTAGAGGCCCGCAGTATAGCCACAGAGGTCTAGTGCATGTGTGTGAATTTTCCAtgaatagtgcaagctggcacttgtgtttgGTGTTGACAAAGTGAATTTTGTTTTCTGTATCATAGGTTGCGATGTGTGCTCctaggactgaacttctgcgtTATTGCAGGTCTCATCTCAATAGGAACTcgaatgtgaatttttttttttgagtgtttGCTGATGTGCAACATAGTTAGATTTCAAGGGTTGTTTAAAGaatgtataaggatgcaattcctCCCAGGGagggacgatgttgtgtcgcgcgacccctggtgacatgctaaaaCACCAGTGTGGTAGGGGTCTCTATtcatgccactgggtggagctgggtctctttAATGCCTCTGCTACCatcaatccggcgtggccatgccggtcatgtgacccgtacCTCActgaccaatagcccttcttccctctccttaaaaccacctgcaataaacgtgggagagcagtctcccatcaacctcgccgaagcttggtctgcGCGTCGTCACTCCatgcgccctcccgtcgttcggcctctccgtcgacCCACCGCGGGTTATGCCGCGCTCGTACCCTATGCAACACTCACCTTCGTCCCTTGGTCCTGCAAATGGCCCATGACCACCCAACAAGTGCCCATGCAGGATTCTACAAGACACTGCAGCGCATCAGAGAGAAGTTTGTGTGGTTGGGCATGAGCAATGACATATCAAAGTATGTCCGCGGTTGCTCAGTCTGTCAAAGGACGAAAGCACAGCATTGCAAACCTCAGGGATTTATGGCAAGCCAATGGCCTGCAGCACCAATGCAAGAACTTGGCATTGACTTGATGGAGCCGTTACTTACCAGCCCTCGGGTGCACAAGCACTTTCTAGTCATTGTTGACAAATTCACCAAATTCACTGAGCTCTTCCCTCTTCGTGCAGCAACAACACATCAGATAGCTAGTCGTGTGGAAGAGTTCATCTGCAGACATGGGGTACCTATTGCTATTTCTAGCGGCAACAGGAAGCCCTTTGTTAGTAGGTTATGAAAGAACCTGCTTAGGCGATTGAGCATCTCGGAGCGCCACACTGTGCCCTACAGGCCAACCGGACAGATGGTCGAACGGCACAATGGCACCGTGAAGCAGTGCCTTCGTGCATACTGCAATGAACACAAAAACTGGGACTAACACATTTCCGAGATTGCTTTTGCAATGCGAACTGCCGTAAGAGCTGCATGGATACACCCCAGCCCTCCTCTGCTATGGCTGTGAACTGAGAACACTCTGGCAACCCACCGAAGACAAGCAAGATGCtgagcccatagagtttcctacaatacttactagagggaactctggcgctagtgtctatgggagctgcaacgcatgacgcttcagccagcatgggaatgatgggtagtacacaagtttgtctaaacttcgtactttcagctccatttggctccgcatcggctgcatccgctttgtcgaaaaacaaagttcagcaaaagtcagcagtttcacttcgccactttaacttctttaggctcagcaattcaaatatggtcacaaagttcacaacgatccattctattatccgaaagaaaaccaaaacatagtttcacgtggtcgtgacatcgacgaaagcagcagtcagcacgtcggagatgaaactcttcatttggccaaacttgtggccggtaaactgaaagtcaagctacagcaatacactgatagcggcgagcagagcgtcgaccgtcgatcaactgacaagcggtgaagcgcgtcagcttttatacaggcgctatcgaactttccagcgatatcgctgcctgttgcgcaatctctagaataagctcgagtgtttgcgtcttgcgcgcaatcttaacaaaatgatctacaataatcgcgaagcttctcgaacgatcAGGTGCgttttgcgctgagcgttggtgacagtctttgtgggcaaaaaccgaatacagcaaaagtgataagaagaaacgcacgtggcaatgccccctctgaaaaagcatcgtcccgatgcctaaaACAGAACGGGCggggggtggccaatgcatgcaacaataaataactcaATAAAGCAAGCAAGTACAATGAACAAGCAAGATactacaataaacaataagcacaagcaagaaagtacaatactaaagcaaaagtacagtcctcagattaactaacgcgtaatatggcttgaggcacacgacatggacgacttcaggtcgcacaCGGCGCCActaagagttcgtaatgccgttagggacaacctcgtagtcgagtgcgccgaggcgtcgaagtaccctgtatggtccgaagtaacgtccccgtcggcgtattgacgtccatacccatacacggtcaccgggttggtattccatgtggcgtcgttgaagattgtagcggcggctgtcagtcgtctgctggttcgtgatccgtaggcgggcgagctgttgtGCTTCTTGGGCGTGCTGtcggtaggtggtcacgtcgatattttcctcATCGGtgacgtttggtaacatggcgtcgagcgtcgttgccgggctccgtccgtagaccaacttgtatggcgtcatctgcgtcgtttcttgtacggccgtgttgtacgcgaaggtcacgtatggaaggattgcgtcccacgtcttgtgttcgacgtcgacgtacatggccagcatgtcggcgatgttcttattgagacgctcggtcaggccgttggtctgtgggtggtacgcggtggtccggcggtggcttgtgtggctgtattccaagatcgcttgagttaggacagccgtaaacgccgtacctctgtcagtgatgagaacctctggggcgccatgaagcaagacgatgtgctccacgaagaacttggctacctcggcggcactgcctttgggcaaggcctttgtctcggcgtagcaggtgaggtagtcagttgccacgacgatccacttgttttcggtaatggacgtcgggaacggccccagtaagtcagtcccgatttgctggaacggctgccgaggtggctcgataggctacAGAAGTCAGCCTGGCCtggtgggcggtgtcttgcgtcgctgacagtcccggcagatctttacgtaacgggtgaagtcggcggaaaggcgcggccagtataCTTcacctgtattcttgctagcgtgcgagaaacacccaggtgtccagatgtcgggtcgtcgtgcagagcctggagggcCTCTGGCCGCAACGTCgaggtaccacgagaaggcaaaccggctcgaagcggtgagttCTTAGGAGAACACCggtgcgcaagaaaaacgacgtcagtcccgcgtgtataccttcggaacaacggtggtccctgccctcgaggtattccacaaggcccctgagttctgggtccgctcacTGTCATTCCGGCAAAGTctgtcggcacttatggtttcgaagaagcagtcatcctccttgtcgtcctgcggcggtgggttgaggggagcgcgagacaggcagtcagcgtcggaacgttttcttccggacttgtaaacgacggtaattgtcgaattcttgaaggtcgtaggctccaccgtgcgagccgacttgaagggtccttcaagttagctagccacacaatgcgtggtggtcgctcacaactttgaagggcctgccgtagaggtagggcgaaacttgatgtagcccagatgattgcTAGGCACCACTTTCCGTGTAGAATAGtgcgtttctgcctttgatagcgaccgttagcataactgatgaccctttcctgcccgtcagtcttctgcccaaggacagcgccaagtcttacactgcttgcgtcgtgtggatttccgtatcggcgtattcatcgaaatgcgctactatcggaggcatctgaggcgtcgtttcagttcttcaaatgcttcgatttgcgccgtttcccacttgaatggcacgttggtcttcgtgaggtgagttagcagCTCGGCAATTCGTGAAAATCCTTGACGAAGcacctgtagtaggcgcacaagccgagaaaaacagcgcacggctttggtgtcggtgggtggcgggaaggcagcgatggcagctgttttccgcggtcTGGGCGacacaccatccctgctgataacgtgacccaaaacaagagctcctcgcacCGAAGCGGcgcttttcaggcttcaaggtgaggccggaggtctttatttcttcaagtacagcttcaaggcgccggaggtgttcgttgaagcttgaggcaaa from Rhipicephalus sanguineus isolate Rsan-2018 unplaced genomic scaffold, BIME_Rsan_1.4 Seq5917, whole genome shotgun sequence includes the following:
- the LOC119377867 gene encoding uncharacterized protein LOC119377867; its protein translation is MVKPCNYPSPDVEERLVRDRFLVGLLDHKLSDKLCQNPKMTLHEAPTYVRQHEDAGNERRAHNSVEASSFAVDAACLRKGKQAPADKTTQQLCPFCGRASHPRVDCSARSVSCNFCRKSSHFEKVCREKKRVNGKHTRKPLASSIELHAVAGERPNAKFVEVLVDGHPLSFKVDYGAKVSVVPSTFSGVPSKLQDPKRELKDPSNNILES